DNA from Cyanobacterium stanieri LEGE 03274:
GAGTAGGGGTGATGGGGAGACAAAAAAATACTAAAGAATTACCATTATTAGTTAAGTGAGCTACATTGTTAAACTGTTTCTTTATCTATGGTAATGGGGGTAGATTCTTCTTTTTTGTCAGAATTTTCTTCTTTATTTTTTAGTTTTAAATCGGCTAAAGTTTTTTCGTAATCATCTTGAATAAAGTCTTTAACTTTGCCTAAGGTTTCTCCTAGTCCTTTACTGTATTGAGGGGCGTTTTCTATGGCTTGATTGTCGGCAATAATACGTTTGTTGGTAATGGCAATGACATCGTCGGGGGCTAGGGCATAGACTCCTTTTTTGATACCTTGCCAACCACTGGAGCTGAATAAATAGTTAATGACTTTTCCTGTGTCGGTGGAAAGGGTATAGTCAATGATGTTACCTGCTTTGTCTCCTGAGTTTGACCATAATTCGGCACCGATGAGAAAGGCGCCCCATTCATCCAGTTGAATTTCGATTTCTTGATCGTAGTGAACGATAATGCTATCTTTGCCGATGCTTTCTATTTGTTGCCATAAAAAACCGTGTTTTTCTCTGCCTAATAAACCTGCTTTTGAGATGATTCCTTTTACTTGATGGGTTTCTAATTCTAGGACGATATTTTCTAGTTTGCCGATATTTTCGGTGGTTTTATAGTTAATAATTAAGCGATCAATTAGTTCGCTGCGTTTTGTTTCTGGGTTAGACATGATAATAAAGACTATGAATAGCTAAAATATATGGTCATTATAGCTAAACATGATTGAATGGTTATAATTTTAGTCTTGCCAGAGGTTACTTAGGGCGAGGAAGATAAAGCCGATGGCCGCTAAACTTTTTAATAATTTAACGGGTAAAAATTCGCCGATTCCTACTCCCACGATTACCCCTAAAAAACTAGCGAGAATGAGGGCGGCAATGGAGCCTAAAAAAACTGCTTGGGGTGATTTTGAACTACCACTAAGGGCGATCGCCGCTAACTGACTCTTATCACCTATCTCAGCCACAAAAACCGTAATAAAAGTCAAACTCAAAATATCCCAATTCATAAAATATAATTGCAATTTAATTAATATAAAACGAACACAAAAAGAAACTATAAATAAAAATTTGCAAACATCAACACAACGGGTAAAATTATATAACAAATTGAACTTATTATAAATAATTATAATGAAAATTCTAGTTACAGGGGGTGCGGGATTTATCGGCTCTCACCTTATCGACTGTTTGATGAGTCAAGGTCATGAGGTTTTATGCTTAGATAACTTCTACACAGGGGAAAAAACCAACGTAGATCATTGGTTAGACCATCATAACTTCGAGTTAATTCGCCATGACATCACCGAACCTATCCGCCTAGAAGTAGATCAAATTTACCATCTCGCTTGTCCAGCTTCTCCCGTTCACTATCAATTTAATCCTGTCAAAACCATAAAAACCAATGTGATGGGAACATTGAATATGTTAGGTTTAGCTAAGAGGGTTAAGGCAAGATTTTTACTAGCTTCTACCTCGGAAGTGTATGGAGATCCTACCGTACATCCCCAAACCGAAGAATATCGGGGCAATGTCAATTGTATTGGGCCTCGTTCTTGTTACGATGAAGGAAAGAGGGTAGCTGAAACCTTAGCTTTTGATTATTACCGGGAACATAAGGTTGATATTCGGGTGGCTCGTATTTTCAACACCTATGGGCCAAGAATGTTAGAAAAAGATGGTAGGGTAGTTAGTAATTTTGTGGCTCAGGCAATTCGGGGTATTCCTTTGACGGTGTATGGTGATGGTAGCCAAACCCGTAGTTTTTGTTATGTGTCTGATTTGGTGGCGGGGTTAATGGCGCTGATGGAGGGAGATTATATTGGGCCGGTAAACTTAGGTAATCCGGGGGAATATACTATTTTAGAATTGGCAAAAACCATACAAGAAATGGTTAAACCCGATAGTGAATTGGTTTATAAACCTTTACCTGAAGATGATCCTCTCCAGCGTCAACCTGATATTACTAAGGCGAAACAATATCTTAATTGGCAACCAACTATTCCTTTAAGGGAAGGGTTAAAGTTAACCATTGAGGATTTTCGGCAAAGAATTAAGGGAGAGGGAAATTAAGAGATAAGGAATGGTGGATAATTGAAAGTCTGAGAAATATGGTTTTTGATTATCCATTATTAATTTTTTGGTGGTATTTTCTGCTTTTTTGTATTAACTTCGATTATATAAAACCTTTGGAAAAGATAAATTTATTATGAAAGTTTGTGTTATTGGTACAGGTTATGTTGGTTTGGTTACGGGGGTATGTTTAGCCCATATTGGTCATGATGTCATCTGTATAGACAATAACGAGAATAAAGTTAATTTAATGAAACAGGGGCAATCTCCTATTTATGAGCCTGGGTTGTCGGATTTGATGCGCTCTTCCATGGAGTCGGGTAGGCTTTCTTTTTCTACGGATTTGGGGGCAGGGGTAAACCATGGGGAGATTTTATTTATTGCGGTGGGTACTCCGCCCTTACCCACGGGGGAAAGTGATACTCGTTATGTGGAGGCTGTGGCTAAGGGCATTGGGGCTAATTTAAGGGGTGGTTATAAGGTAATTGTTAATAAATCTACGGTGCCGATTGGTTCGGGGGATTGGGTGCGAATGATTGTCTTAGATGGACTTAAGGAAAGGTTGGGGGTAACTCAGGGGGAGGGTTTTACCATGACTGAGGAGGTGGAAGCCTGTTTTGATGTGGTGAGTAATCCTGAGTTTTTGCGTGAGGGTAGTGCGGTGTATGATACTTTTAATCCCGATCGCATCGTATTGGGTGGTTCTAGTGATCGGGCGATCGCCATGATGAGTGAGTTATATCAACCGTTGGTTAACCGTGATTTTTCGGAGAATAAATCTTTGCCCCCTGTGCCTATTGTGGTAACGGATTTGAGTTCGGCGGAGATGATTAAGTATGCGGCGAATGCTTTCTTAGCGACTAAGATTAGTTTTATTAATGAGGTGGCCAATGTGTGCGATCGTGTGGGTGCTGATGTTACTCAGGTGGCTAAGGGTATTGGTTTAGATTCCCGTATCGGTGATAAATTCCTTCAGGCGGGAATTGGTTGGGGTGGTTCTTGTTTTCCTAAGGATGTGTCTGCCCTGATTCATACGGCGGAAGATTATGGTTATAGTACAGAATTACTTAATGCGGTGGTTAATGTCAATAAAAAGCAACGGGTAATGGCGATCGAGAAGTTGCAACAGGAGTTAAAAATCTTGAAGGGGAAGGTTGTTGGTTTGCTGGGTTTAACTTTTAAGCCTGATACCGATGACATGAGAGATGCTCCCGCCCTAAATATCATTGAGGAGTTAAATCGCCTTGGGGCTAAGGTAAAAGCCTATGATCCCATTGTTTCTCAAACGGGTATTAGTCATGGTTTATCGGGGGTCATTATTGAAAGTGATGCTTCTATGTTGGCTGATGGTTGTGATGCCCTTGTTTTAGTCACCGATTGGCAAGAGTTTTTGGATCTTGATTTTGAAAAGATGGCTAAGGTAATGAAACAACCTTTGATTATTGACGGGCGTAATTTTCTTGATAAAAGGGCGATCGAGGAATTAGGTTATCGTTATGTTGGTATGGGAAGATAATTATTAGGTGATAGGTGTTAGGGAAATTTTAAATATCAAAATCATAGGGAATATGACGTTAAAAATTTAGACACCAAAATATTATCACTATTGCCTGTTCCCCGTTCCCCGTTACCTATTCCTTATTATTACAAAATTTTAAGTTTCCTATAACGACTCTTAATTTGGTAAAGTATATTACGATAAATCTAATGAAACTTAGACAAGCTAGTTTTTTTCCCACGCCAATCGAAAAAAATAGCAAACATAAGTAAAATACGAGATTTAAAATTAAAAATTTAGAAAAAATCGAAAGAGAGGTCAAATCATGAGGTTTCGTAACCTATTAGTAGCTTTCTTGATTGTATGCTTAGGGTTTTTAGGCGCTTGTAGTGATGGACAAGCAAAAGCATACGATCCCAACACAATCACCTATGATGAAATTGTTAATACTGGACTAGCTAATAAATGTCCTCAAATTAATGAATTTACCCGTGGTTCTATTGATATTAGCCCTGATCAGCCCCTTGCAGTGGTTGATATGTGTTTAGAGCCTGAAGAATATTTTGTTAAAGAAGAGCCTGTTAATAAAAGAAAAGAGGCGGAATATATCCAAGCCAAAGTATTAACCAGAGATACCACCAGTTTGGAACAAATCAGAGGAAGTATTGTTGCTGATGAGGAAGGAGTTTTAACTTTCAAAGAGTTTGATGGCA
Protein-coding regions in this window:
- a CDS encoding PRC-barrel domain-containing protein, which encodes MSNPETKRSELIDRLIINYKTTENIGKLENIVLELETHQVKGIISKAGLLGREKHGFLWQQIESIGKDSIIVHYDQEIEIQLDEWGAFLIGAELWSNSGDKAGNIIDYTLSTDTGKVINYLFSSSGWQGIKKGVYALAPDDVIAITNKRIIADNQAIENAPQYSKGLGETLGKVKDFIQDDYEKTLADLKLKNKEENSDKKEESTPITIDKETV
- a CDS encoding TMEM165/GDT1 family protein; the protein is MNWDILSLTFITVFVAEIGDKSQLAAIALSGSSKSPQAVFLGSIAALILASFLGVIVGVGIGEFLPVKLLKSLAAIGFIFLALSNLWQD
- a CDS encoding UDP-glucuronic acid decarboxylase family protein; its protein translation is MKILVTGGAGFIGSHLIDCLMSQGHEVLCLDNFYTGEKTNVDHWLDHHNFELIRHDITEPIRLEVDQIYHLACPASPVHYQFNPVKTIKTNVMGTLNMLGLAKRVKARFLLASTSEVYGDPTVHPQTEEYRGNVNCIGPRSCYDEGKRVAETLAFDYYREHKVDIRVARIFNTYGPRMLEKDGRVVSNFVAQAIRGIPLTVYGDGSQTRSFCYVSDLVAGLMALMEGDYIGPVNLGNPGEYTILELAKTIQEMVKPDSELVYKPLPEDDPLQRQPDITKAKQYLNWQPTIPLREGLKLTIEDFRQRIKGEGN
- a CDS encoding UDP-glucose dehydrogenase family protein; protein product: MKVCVIGTGYVGLVTGVCLAHIGHDVICIDNNENKVNLMKQGQSPIYEPGLSDLMRSSMESGRLSFSTDLGAGVNHGEILFIAVGTPPLPTGESDTRYVEAVAKGIGANLRGGYKVIVNKSTVPIGSGDWVRMIVLDGLKERLGVTQGEGFTMTEEVEACFDVVSNPEFLREGSAVYDTFNPDRIVLGGSSDRAIAMMSELYQPLVNRDFSENKSLPPVPIVVTDLSSAEMIKYAANAFLATKISFINEVANVCDRVGADVTQVAKGIGLDSRIGDKFLQAGIGWGGSCFPKDVSALIHTAEDYGYSTELLNAVVNVNKKQRVMAIEKLQQELKILKGKVVGLLGLTFKPDTDDMRDAPALNIIEELNRLGAKVKAYDPIVSQTGISHGLSGVIIESDASMLADGCDALVLVTDWQEFLDLDFEKMAKVMKQPLIIDGRNFLDKRAIEELGYRYVGMGR